The genomic window GAATCCCTTGACGACCCATCTGCCCCTAATTGCAGAGGTCCTGTGTTCCCTATCTCAGATCCAAATGCTGAATCCAGGACTGATGTATCCATGGCCATCCCTGGTATCTCAGATGGAGTGAAAGGAGCATGGCTTGATGCTGCTGATGAGGGACTCACAGCCATATCAGATGACATAGCACCAGCATGTGCAGCTTCCGGTGCACCATTGTCCACAACCATGCTTCAGGCAACATCAGAAAAATGTAAGATTAGCCATGAATATGAATAGCAAGAGCAAAAGACTTTCTGCAAGACAATAAGTCAGAAGGCTGCAACCTGCAATACTAATTCCTATATTTGTATTTTGTAGAAATAACAGCTTTCAGACATTGGTTAAAAAATGAACAACGTTGAAGAAACATCAGATGACATCAGGTGAAACAGAAATATGGATAACAACAGAATGAACAGGAGATTTTTTCTGGTGCAAGTACCTTTCATGAAACTTTTTAGCGGAAAGATGATAAAAAAATCAATAAATAAGCATCATAATTAAAGTAGATAAATTAGTGAATAGCATGCTGTGACATTACTTAAGAATCGACCACTTGAGTAAGCATTTATTGATTTATTACCTAGCAGTTTGACTAGTGCGGCACAAAGAACTGTAGATGCCTTACCCCAGTATGTGTATATGCAGGATATGCTCCAACTATATTGACAGAAGCAACACCCAAGATAAAATGTTCCAATCTTTTGATATGCATACATAGATAGAATATGATTTGCCAGACGAAATATTCTCAAGAACATGATTAAACCAATAAATCCTACAATGCAAATATCAAGCATAAAGGGAGAAAAGAACATGGTTAAACCGATAAAGGTAATGCTTACTCATTTACAGAGTTCATGCGCATTGGATGATAACCACCTGGTGCAGGGATCCCATTCACTACATGGCCGCTGGATAGACCACAAACCATCGGATCAATGTGAGGCTGGCCAGGAGCAGGCATCAGAGGTTGCTGAAGTACTGGATACCCCATCGGTAGATTGTTAACTGCACCAGATCTGGGCTTGAGTTCAATAGCAATGGCAATTGTATTATACATTTTAAATGTCTAAACCAGTCAATGATTACAGCTAAACCTGAAACTTAGCCAGATCATGCTAAAGCTGCACCATGAAACTCGGTACTAGTGCAGGAAAAAAAAACATCACTGTAAGATCTTTAATCCTATAATTATATCATTTAGAGTCTTCCCACACCAAGCCAACACTGATGCAGTAAATGAGGATAATATGGACCCAAGAGAGCAGAGAAAAAGTGTGGTTACTTATGATGATAAGATATTTTGATATAAGGTGTGGACTTGTAAAAAAAAATTCTCAGTAAAATTACATGAAAGGGAAGGAAATTTCCTGATAGAAAATGTGCACATTTCCTTCTGAAGGCAAACTGTAGCAAACACAATAGCTATGTAGAAAAGATAGCATACTGGAAATCCCAAACTGCAATGCACTTGTTTAGCCTCTTTTGAAGCTAGATGTGTAAAACAGGGCATTACCTGGCATAGGATGCATTCCATTTTGCATGGGAGCCAGCGGAACATTCGGAGGTGCTGGATATTTCATCAAATTATACTGGTGCTGCAATAAATGGTTGAACAAGACAATCTGTCTTTTCAATTTCAATCTTATATAGTAAGCCCGAAAGAATTCAGAGTTCTCTTCTTCAAGTTTCTGCCATACTGAAAATACAAAAGTATAAACGAAAATGAGCAGAAAGACTTTAGAACTCCAATGGATGTATGTCTAGATGCTTAAAGTTCACATTTTGTGTTTGTCCTGAGCAATTACCATCCATGTAAGTATCGATGAATAGGTCAAACAGGTAAGTACAAGGCTACAACTTCATTTTATTGAGCAAATTTGTTCATCAATATGATGGGCAGGGTTTGTGCATGCCTCTTGAGCAAGATGTAACTTTCATGCTGTAAGAAATAGTACCGTATATTACTGATTGTAGCCCAAATTACAAGAAAGAAGCTAACACACAAATAAACTAGTATGTAGAAAAAAGCACTCGAAACAAGAATATCATCAGCAACTGAATTTGCAACATCACCTAAAGTAGTGAAGCCAGGTTCTATTCTAGCACGAGTAGAAAGTGTCCTAACAACCTCTCCTTTGGTCATGTACAGCTGCAGACAGCGCTCTATCAAATTTTGGACCTGCAACAGGATGTCAAGTCTCATTAATTACAAGAGTGTGGAACCCCCACTGCAGAGGGATGTAATCTGGTAATAAATTAGCATCCAAGAAGCTAAAGAATACAGAACAGCTAAGCGTCTTACAAGTTCAATGTCTTCACGGGAGACTTTTCTATTATCATTGTTAGCGACTGCCACAGAACCGGGATCTCCTGCAGGTGCATCAGTGGCCATTGTGTTTAGTTGGTTACTTTGCACTTCATTAGTACCCTGGGGGGACATCTGCAACTCTGTGGTGCTCTGAATATCCTGTAGGAAATGTCCATAAGTAACATAAATCAATCACctgctaaaagaaaaagaaaaacactgaAAACAGTAACAGTCAATTATGAGTggtaataagaagaagaagaagaaaaagttgtCTTGGCATTGAGGAACAATTCTCTCACAAATATTATGTGTTAATGTTTGATCCTATATTCACCACATTACTATAGAAGGGACGTCCCTATAGAAGTACTTTGTTAGCAGTTACCAAGAAAGCTGTAGCAAAACTCTGGTTCATGTGCAATTCATAATGTATAGTCATCTCACTCTCTAGTGTGGTGAACAAAAATTCTATGCACTTTCACCATCTGGTTAGACCAACCAGAAGTAATTTTACGCTGAGAGGTAAAGATAATTACGAATGGGATTTTCAGTGAAAACTGATAATAGCAAGCAAATTCACCTGAGAATCCTTCATTGCAGCTTATCTGCTTATCACATAAGAAATAGCTAAATCCAGGATCAATGCTTATCCTGATAGGAAAATTATACCAAGGGTTATGCTAGAATGCATTACGAAACGTTGTCACGTTTAACAATAGAAACTCGAAAATAAACATCAAACCATTGCAGTGCACCTTAAAATAGCCTTGCTGGAAACTGCCATATCAGCTTTCCAATTTATTTCATTCTAGACTAGGAAGCTAATGAGCTTCAAACTTTTGGTCAAATGAtgcaaaaaaggaagaaaaaaagtgCAGTGACATGATAGAGAGAACGAAGTATGAGGGTCCTTTTATGGTATAAGGAAACGAGTAGTGCTGCTATTCTACTGCAAGTATGGCATTGTGGCATTCATAAGATGAAACGATACTGGCACTTCAATCAAATTGATGATAACATCAATCGGGGAAAGGTGGAAACTAGATGGTGCTTAAATAAGAACTTGTTGCAGGTTTCATAAAAAATGAATTTGCATAAGCATCTACCAAAATATTGTGTGCTTTCTTTTGAAAGAATAAGGAAATGTGTAATGTGGGTTTTAAACTACTAAAAGGGCAGCCCGGTGTACGTAGCTCCCGCTTGACCCcgtgacttgaacccgtgacctcatggtcacaaggcaacagctttaccgcTGCGCCGAGGCTCCCCTTCGTAGGTTTTAAATTACTGATAATATCAATTGTCGTTAAAAAAGAGGTTTGATATTACTTAATGGCATGGAACAGGAAGCAGTAGCATCCCCAAGAAGTGTCATTTCATACGCTGAAAGACATcactgaaccccccccccccccccccccaaaaaaaaaaatttggtgtACCAACCAGATATGAAAGTGCAATCTTATTGTCAGAAATTGAACAGGATTTGTGAGATTGGCCATCTAAGAATGTTGGAAGAAGAACAACATGCCAAATACTGTACTAAACTGCTGACAATAAGTACTCACTTAACATCAAAATCAACATATCTGTTCGACTGTCCGAAACTGGAGAACTGGTTTTACAAACAAAGCAGAGAACATGGAACAGCAGGGAAAACAAGAAAGTGGCTGTACAAATATGAACAACCCCCAATCACTTCTCCCAATTCACTGATACACTTGCAGTACGGCTCGGATACAAAGGAATCCTTGAGCCACGCAGGGGCGGACCCAACGTGCGGCATGGAAATTCAGTAAAACCCAATCATTTGCAAACGTAAGCTGCGCAGCTCCTGGGTAAATCCTGTAGGGGCTGCTCAGATCGACCTCGCGCGGTACAAATCGGGCCATGGGCGGATGGATGAGACTGATAGGGTACCAGTCAACAAACAAATCGGCAACTAACTGAACTGAATGGAGAGAAGAATGGTTCGGACTTTAATTGCTAGCTGCAACCGCAAATAACGAGACGAGCCGAGCTCATGAGCAGTTCATCCGGCCAAACTTAATTAGGGCTCCTTACCGAGGAAAGAAGAAATCAATCCGCGCCGGTCCAGTGCCAGTAACCAGTGAGGCTGGCTTGCTGCGTCGCCGTGCTTTCGTCGCCGCCGGGAGAACAAATCGCGACGAACGAAGGAACACGGGGTGGAAAATGGGGCTGAGAAGGGGACGAATTTGGGGGGAGAAATCTGTGAGGAGAGAAGGCGACGGGAAGGAAGGATGAACGTTGGAAACGGGGCAAATCCACGATTTTGGTCGGTTTATATAGGAGACACCAGTATTACAAAGGTGTGCTATCGAATTGGCCGAGAGAAGGCCCCGCCGTCCCCCATCACACACAGTCTATGTTGTAGATTTTGGATTTAAACCCTAACcaaattaatactccctctgtaaccaaattaatactccctccgtaaccAAAGTACTGTTAGTGCGTGTATGACTATTAGCTCGTTTGGTGTGGATTTAAAAAGAAAAACGTTTGAAGACGGCGCGTCGGGCGGTCGCCCGCTACCACACGCTCTTGTTTCGCGAGGCCCCATCAACCCCTACCCGCTGCAGCCCAATCTCGCCGGTGAGGTCGTCATCCACCGCACGGCCGGCGATTTCCCCACGCGCACGGCCACCTCTTATCTGCAACTCCGGCTATTCTCCCAGCACACCATCTCCAGCTCCAGCAGTTTACCCAGCTCCGGTGAACGAGCCACATAACTGCAACAGCGAGGCACACCCAAGGCACGAGAAGCTGCGACGACGGGGTGCACCTGACATGGGGATGGGAGGAGAGGGGACATCACCGGAGCCGCGAGCTACAACCGGCATCACAAATTGCTTCAACTGGTTTCCCATCCGGCTATAACCGGCGTCGTGTTTTGCTACATGCGACCGTGAAAATGCATCCCACAGAAAGAAAAAAGCTACAACTGGCAAATGAAAAAGCTACAACTCGCTGACCATTTTGTTGCAAGCGGCGAATTTGAAGCTGCGAACGGCGACCTTGATCATCGGGGCTGCGACGACGGCAGTGGGGTGTGGAAGCTGCAACCTCATGCGCCAGAGCTGCAACCGCCCGTGAAAAAGCTACAATCAGTGCCCAATTTTGTTGCATCAGCGACGGTGAAATTTTTTGGTCGGTGAGGCAGACAACTGCTATCGGCGACCAGGGAAGATGCATCTCGCAGAAGAAAATGCTACAGTCGGCAATAGAAAAGCTATGACTCATGGCCATATATGATGCAAGCGGTGATGTTGAAGCTGTGGCTGGCGACGCTACGAACAAAAAAGCTGGAACTGTTGTCCGAAAAGCTGGAACCGACGATTTCTTTGCTACCTCGCCGGAGCAAAAAAAACGACGTCTAGGGTCCAAGAGAGGGTGCAGCGACGAGCGGCTGGGTGCTACGACAagcggcgacggcgaggagagGACGTGGGGGCTTCTGCGTCTCTCCGGAGCACACGCACGCGGTGGCCGGGGCAGGGACATGTCGCGCCGGTGGATCTGAACCAAGAAgcgcggggggtgggggtggggggatgATGACGTGGGAGGAGGGAGGATCGGACGGCTCCTGCATGCTGGATCAGACGCTGCAGGCCGATCGGCCCAAATTTGGACCGGCGTGCCTGCACGTATCACTGCCCATTTAAAAAATACCCCCAACAAGTGAACAAACACATTGTTTCCTTTTGAGATTACAAACACACAATTGTAGTACACTAGAATTCACGAAAATACCTAAGTGTCCCTTCCATCTATATTCAATTGACTTCGACAATAGTTTTATCTTTACCCGCGTCAGCATTATCTCTCCTCTCTGGCACGTCGGCTCAATCTACGTGAGCCCAAAGCACTCTCTAGCATGAGGATCATGTCCTCAAGTGGTCACACTGTTTCTCTAGGGCCTAATAGGGTGAAGGAGGTATTTATTATCACAATTCACAAATTGGTAAACCAAATGTTAAAAGAAGCAAGAAAAATGGCATGAACGATCGGATCAAACAACATATCCTCATGGAAGAAAATAGGCCCGAGCAACCAACCTTAGCTTCGATACATGAGAGATGTCGCAGCCCCTACTCAACATAGCTTTGCGACATCCATGACTGCTGATTTTTCCTGGAaaaatgtgtgtgtggggggggggatgcTAACACGAGATGACAATTGATAGGAGCAAAATATGGGTGGAGAGGGTGAGATTCAAAGTTTTCGCACGACCCATGTGGACACGTAGCAGAAGATGGAATGTTTGCGTTGGGCCATGGAGGGAAGATGATACGGTAGGCTTTTTGGAAGGTGATTTGTGTGCAAGCTGGGAGGAGGTTGAGGCATTTCAACCCTTTGTTGACATGGTAGGCTTTTTGGAAGGTGGTTTGTGTGCAAGCTGGGAGGAGTTTGAGGCATTTCAACCCTATTTTGacatggagagagagggagagagatacatatagatagatagatataatagatagagagagggagagagagagctagagTAAAGTTAATAGCGATGAAATTTACAATGTTCAAAGAACTCAATTTTGAGCTCACTCCCCACACGCACCCTTCCCCTCTCTAAAAAGGTAAAATTATCAACCCCAAAAGATCAAAACACCGTACACCGAGTACACCAGATTTTGTTATATAAATCACATATTTCAAGTCAAAGAAAAGTAATCAAAAAACAAATATTAAAATTACTTGGAGAAAACCCTAGGTCTTGAGTTCCCCTACCTCTACCTATGAGAGATGGCGACAATGCTACATGGAGAAGGATGGATAGGAAGATTTCGAGGAAAAGAGGAGAGATGGGAGTGCCTACCACAAAACATGTTGAAGGAGGAGACAGATCCATTCGGCCTTCAGGGATGTGGTCTTGTCCGAAGGTGAGGAGGCATCTTATAGTTGTCTCCCaccgcttcatttatttctctgtctCCAATGACGTTGTTCTTAAGCGGACCTAGGGCAGATAATGTGGCTTTTAAACTTTTGTGAAAAAGAATATTGTCGAAGATCATTTTACTATTTGTGTCTTTCCTTTTTATGAAAAGTAAAAGTATAGTTTTGTAGACCTATGTTCCATAATGTTTGATCAACATATGAAAAATTTCACAACCATGGCTTCCTTCTTGCCAAAAGGTAGGATTTACACAAACTGCATTACATTGCCTTTACTTGTTATTGTGCTCTTTTTTACTTATAAAATTGATGAAACTAGTTAGTTATCCTTAGAGTAAATACACATTAGCATGTGAACGACCACCTATGATTTTATTTATTGATGATATATGAGGCTAGTGCTATATTTCACCTACATAATATGACATTCGTCCACATAGTTCAACATAGAATCCAGACCCCTCCCCCTTTCTCTAGACTTTATATCACCGTGACACTTGTGTTGATATGGTGTCGCTTGATTCTTTCTGACACCAATGCATGTTAAATCATTCTACTTAATTCAAAAAATATATTACCTACTAAAAATGTGGACCATGGGAAAACTATGGTCGGTTGACGATCGAGGCCGGCGTCGGTGATGCATGTGACATGTGTTGATGACGGCACTTCGACATCGTGGACTTTTTTGTGATGTTGTTTTGGGGATGAAGCGTGGCTTGAGATGATTATGAGGAGTGTGCCGGAGTTGCTTACTATAAAGGTTTTGTTTTTGCCGGACTAAAGCACAAGTTTCTTCTTATGTAGGAACCGATAGTAAAGGTTTTGTTTTTGCTCAATACAATTTGACACTTTACTtaagtgtttttctttgtgtgatttttCTTTTCGTTGAGTTAGTTGTATGCGTCTATATACAAAGATGGTTTTGTGCATCACTCGATGCATATATCGTTTCACATTCAAAAAAAACTACAACACAAAGGACGGGATAATAGAGCTTTCAAACCTGAAAATGTCGATACCATTTGATAatctttttttgaaattacaatgTTTCTCCCTATTCAATGGATGGATCGAGGACGAATTCTTTCATTCCAATGTAACCTCGTTTTCGTCGATTAAACCCCCGGAGCTAAAAGTGGCCGCTATAAAGTGGAAATGCACATCACGTGCACGTCTCGTTTCCCTCCCGACAACTTTCCGACTAGAATGCAACAATCACGTAGTACGCCGTGTGCGACTATGCCGCCGCCTATGCTCAAAGTCCTTAAAGATAAGCTCGAAACCGCGAAATGGTCTTCGCTAAAACCCATTGCCACCAATAAATGAAAATGCTGGCATCCCGTGCACGTGAGCGCGACAAACCCTTTGCACATTGGAGTGTTAGACTCCACTAGCCCATTTCCACTTGCCAAGTTGCCAGCGGAGGAAGTAGAAAGATGTGCCAATTAGTCCCATGATCCGTCTCCATCCAGACCCAGCCAGCATCAGCATGGACCTCCATGGGTCGCTAGCTAGCTAGCATGGGGATATGCACGAGTGTACTGATGGTTTGGTgctacgacgacgacgacgagtgtCATTGAATGAACGAGTTAATAGTAGGTGTCACAGGAAATATTGCTGCTGCAATCATCGACCCAGAggacacctctccctctctccctgaaAACTATGTCACAGGAAATATTGCCCCTAAAAATCTCGGGGAAGCTCCTGCAAGCGCGACTGATGGCGGCAATGGCCACGACGCCCGCGCACTTGCCTGGATTATGTTGTCCGCTGGGTCGTTTTCGAGGAGACTAATGGCGATTCCGGATAACTGCGCAATCTCTAATGTGCCTCCGGGCTACTGGACAAGGGCTGAGAATGACGGCCCACTTGACATGTGGTGTTGTGAGAGGTGTTTGTTTTGCATTGCTCCCCTGTCATGTCATTCTGACTTTGGCCCAACGCTAAAAAGGTGCAGGATTTCTGGTCGATGATTTTTACTGATGAAAATAGAGAGTTCTCTGCAAGAGAAATTGTATAATGATGACATCATTTAATGACACCTTGCATTTTTCACCGATATTGCAAACTCTCGTACGGTAGAAAGATGATGCAAAGGCTCGACAAATCATTGCACCTGTTGACATGTAGCCAGCCATTCATGGGCTTGCAAAATGCAGGGAGGGCCACGTTGGGTCCACCCGTGTCAAGCCAACTCATCAGCCATCTCAAATCTTAAGCTGAAGAACAGACGCATGTGCTGGCTAGCACGAGAGGAGAGCTCCTGCTTTCAGTATGCGTGGCCGGAAATGGATTTGATTCATTCAGGGCCGGGACCAGTACCTGTGCGTTGCAGAGATGGCCAAAAATGGATTGAAGCTTGTACTGTACGTAGCAAAGAGCTCAGCCAGAAGTTCAGGGGGTGATATTTCCTTTTCATATTTACCTAGACTAGAAACTCTGACTAAGTTTGTCTATACTGGTGCAACAAAATCCAGCACCGTAGTCGTCACTCATCATCCGGTGCGTGGTCCTCCGGGTACGCAGCAGTCACATGACCTCTCCCATCTACTCTAGAATTATTGGGAGAAAAAGGAGCACAATCATGTTGGCATCTTTACTAGTGTCATGTACTACAACCATGTTTGTTTGTACCAGTAGTATCTGAAGAGTGTTTATCATGTCTGCCCATGAAACAAGCGAGTAGTACACCTTGAGTTTTAAGAAAAGTAAataataagagcaactccaacgggccgacccaaacggacggcgatttcgttcgctttttgtccgtttgggtcggccgcccgtccggcgtccgccctgtttttcatatgggtcggcagcgcgcccaacgcgctgacccatatgtgcaggcgtggccggctggccgcccaattttacattgcattcaacatattgtgaaatgaaaatttaacaaacaaaatagtcagcccaaataaatagtatagttttacaggccaaataaaaataaaaatatttcacATAGTTTTACGAACGAATAAAAGTAGATACATCTACTGGTTGCCAACATGAGttcacatatgctcaaccaaatcattttgcagttgcacgtgagtttcccaatcacgcatgtcttcatgaaactgagtgaactgctcaaatgttTCTGCTACTCCATGCTCAgccacaacattctcaccctgaaactgaaagccttgatcgtacagacgttccggacgctcgtcttctacgatcatattgtgcatgatcacacaagcagccatcacctcccatagtttctgcgtgctccaagtattagcaggataccgaacgatgccccatcgagattgcaaaacaccaaaggcacgctcgacgtcctttctagcactctcttgctcttgggcaaatctttttctTTTCTCTCCAACAGGGTCGGGTATTGTCtttacaatagtggtccactgaggatagatgtgttacccaaatagtaccctttgtcgttagttgtggccgttgacagtaaagttcaccggtgggctgttgccttcggcaagcctagcaaacaccggcgagcgctgaagcacgttgatatcattgtgtgatccaaccatgccaaagaaagagtgccagatccagagatcttgagacgccatggcctctagtatgacagtgcaagccctgacatgtcccttatactgcccttgccaagcagaagggcagttcttccactcccagtgcatgcagtctatactgccaagcatccccgggaagcccctgctagcattcatcgccaacaaaggGGCTGTATTTGCAgttgtcggctctctcaagtactcagggccaaacacatcAATCAcaaccttgcagaacttatacagggactctaggcatgtagactcgctcatacggacgtactcgtcaatgagatcaccgggcactccgtatgcaagcatttggatggcggcagtgcatttctgataagaggagaaaccaatatTGCCGACAACATCCTCTTTGCACTGGAAGTAGTCATCATATTcgaccactccctctctaatacggttgaaaacatgcctactcatacggaactggcggcggaatttgtgatgtttgaacaacgggtttgttgtatcaaactagtccttccagagaaggaaatgcccgctctctcggttatGATTCAACGCCGGAatgtggcccggaatggagccacggaataACGGCCGCTagttgttgaggtggtgatggaccaacacggcagccaatatctcctcctcgtcgtcggacgacgaatcatcggagtcgcaaatgaaattgtggaaaaagaactcgtcggcggaatCCATTTTTGTACCTGggcaaactgtcgaacaacttgcgggtgtcgaagaaggagacggccggcgaggggagacgcGGCGCCCATAGACCAGCTAGCTGCCCGGTCGGCGTCCGACGTGCGTGCCAGTCGTATGTGGTGGGGGCGGCGAGGTGTCTTCTTGGTCGCGGGCGGCTGTGCGGTGGGGGaagcggcggcggtgggcgactgGGGACaggggcggcgttgctgggcggatgtggaggcggcggcaaCTGGAGGAGTCGCCGCAAAACTGGGCGGTGGAGTCGGTGACGGAGGAGGTGGGGGGCGAGGGTTGCTTGTTGGCCGGGGGgagggaggccaatgtgccacagaccagcgggcccggggacCGGAGTAGGCGACCGCgcgcgcgtccgtcgcgtgtccgcgccgacgcaaatcaggctcaaaagtgggtcgggaatgggtcgcccgcggacgaaaaacggacgaGCGTCCGTTtgcgtcggcgcgttgggccgccttttctgtccgcgccgacccaaacggacggccgcggacgagatgggtcgccccattggagttgctctaaataaATAAGATAGATACACACCAGCCTGAGCTTCACGTTTTATTTTGGAATGTTAGTAGGAGAACTGCTAATTCATTGAACAGATAGGAGGCTGGTCCAGTTTATAAGGGAAACCGGACCCAAAAAACATACAGACGATGCCAATTGTCATACAACACACATCCTTATGAGCCATGGGTCCCTCTAACCGAATCCACCTCCAAGACGATGCCCCCAGGAGAGAACGCGCCGCCTGATAGCGCCGCCATCATCTGATCTAAACTAGATTAAGGGTTTTCCCTGGAGCACGTCGGAAAAGGCAAGGTGAGAGCAGCTACATCGATGCCGCTAACGAGGGAGCGGCGCCTTCATCGACCACCTGCCCACAACGGAGTACGACTTTCGCCAGCAGTCTCACCTGCATAGCCCGAACTCAGGATCCGACCAGCCTACACACCAAACCACTCCCCTTGCCTCCACGGCCAATCGCACCTCCCGGCAAGCTCGACATGCTTCCAACCTTGCATCCGCGTTCCCCACTGGACGAAGGATGCAACCCGCAGCATGCCATTCTTCTCCCATCGAAAGGATGCAACCATGCACGACGCCATTCGTGTCCTCGAGGATGCAACGTCTGCAGGCCATTCATCTCCCAACGAAG from Triticum aestivum cultivar Chinese Spring chromosome 3B, IWGSC CS RefSeq v2.1, whole genome shotgun sequence includes these protein-coding regions:
- the LOC123069269 gene encoding uncharacterized protein isoform X2, whose translation is MSPQGTNEVQSNQLNTMATDAPAGDPGSVAVANNDNRKVSREDIELVQNLIERCLQLYMTKGEVVRTLSTRARIEPGFTTLVWQKLEEENSEFFRAYYIRLKLKRQIVLFNHLLQHQYNLMKYPAPPNVPLAPMQNGMHPMPVNNLPMGYPVLQQPLMPAPGQPHIDPMVCGLSSGHVVNGIPAPGGYHPMRMNSVNDMVVDNGAPEAAHAGAMSSDMAVSPSSAASSHAPFTPSEIPGMAMDTSVLDSAFGSEIGNTGPLQLGADGSSRDSIRSLGQLWNFSLSDLTADLTSLGDLEALENYAGTPFLPSDSDLLLDSPDHDDIVEYFADAINGSQSDEEKP
- the LOC123069269 gene encoding uncharacterized protein isoform X1 — protein: MKDSQDIQSTTELQMSPQGTNEVQSNQLNTMATDAPAGDPGSVAVANNDNRKVSREDIELVQNLIERCLQLYMTKGEVVRTLSTRARIEPGFTTLVWQKLEEENSEFFRAYYIRLKLKRQIVLFNHLLQHQYNLMKYPAPPNVPLAPMQNGMHPMPVNNLPMGYPVLQQPLMPAPGQPHIDPMVCGLSSGHVVNGIPAPGGYHPMRMNSVNDMVVDNGAPEAAHAGAMSSDMAVSPSSAASSHAPFTPSEIPGMAMDTSVLDSAFGSEIGNTGPLQLGADGSSRDSIRSLGQLWNFSLSDLTADLTSLGDLEALENYAGTPFLPSDSDLLLDSPDHDDIVEYFADAINGSQSDEEKP